From the Prochlorococcus marinus str. AS9601 genome, the window GATCAAATAGGGGTATTGGATTAGAACTATGTAGACAAATTCATAAGAGGGGAGATAATGTAATTGCAACGTGTAGGAAAGCTTCAAAAGAACTTAGAGATTTAGGAGTGAGAATTGAAGAGAATATAGAAATTTCTTCTGATGAGTCGATAACAAATTTGTGTAAAAAACTATCCGGAGTTAATTTAGATTGCTTTATTCATAATGCAGGAATTTATGAATTTAATTCTTTCGAAAACTTAGATAAAAAAAGTATTTTGCGGCAATTTGAAGTCAATGCATTGAGCCCAATATGTATGACTCAATCACTTAAACATTTTTTAAAAAGATCTTCTAAAGTTGCTTTTATCACGAGTAGAATGGGATCTATTGAAGATAATACATCAGGAAGTTCTTATGGTTACAGAATGTCTAAGGTTGCCTTGTCCATGGCAGCAAAATCACTTTCCATAGATTTATCAAGGGAAGATATTTATGTAGCTATTTTGCATCCTGGGTTAGTGAGTACAAGAATGACTGGCTTTACAAGAAATGGAATAAGTCCTGAAGAATCAGCAAATGGCCTTTTAAAACGTATTGATTCTTTAAATAAAAATAACTCGGGTACTTTTTGGCATGCTAACGGAGAAGTTTTGCCTTGGTAATATAAATATATTTATATTGAAGAGATTTATATCTTTAATTTGTTAAAAAATTTTTAAATTTTTAACGAATTTCTTTCCTTGTTTAATTCTTTTGGTTATCTTTAGAAAAATATTAGTAAAGGAGGTGATTCATTGTCGTATCTACCGAAAAATGCGGTTATCAAAGGGGCCGTGAATTCAGTATCTTCATCACATTCATCGGTCTCTTTTTCTTTGATTAAGAAAAAAGGTTTTATAATCAACAGATTTATATAAATCAGTTACTTAATAATTAAAAGCTCTGCCTCTCATGAAGTTGCAGGGCTTTTTTTATGAATTTAAATAATCTTTAAAATTTAGGCTATCTTTTTTGGCCGAAGTAAATTAAAGCTAAAAAAGATAAAGTGCTTACCAAAGCGATTAAGTACCACCCAGTTGAGGAGTTGCTAGTTACTTCGTTCATTTATTTTGATTTATCGGAGGAATTGATTATTTGAGTGAAAATCACAATGGATATCATTAAAAAAACTAAAAGGATGTAAGTTACGTTCATTTATAGAAAAATGCTAATTATTAAAAAGATTATTCCTAGAACTACAGTAACAACTGCTCCATCTACTAATAAGTCTTTCCATGTATAACTTTTAAGCATCCTTGTTTTATCTTCTTCACTCATAAGGTTCTTTAACCACGTCCAATCTAAAAGCTGTGTCAAGGCAACACCAAAAATTAAATGACCAAACAAAATACCAATTAGATCAATTCTAGAAATATCTTTAGTGAGACTAGTAATAATAAAAAAGTCCACTAGCTTTTTTCTTTATTAGATAAGGCTCCACCTTCTTCTTTGTATTTTTCCCAAGCTTCACTTATTTTCGCTTTAGAGAAATTTTGTTTTCCCTCAGTGAATTTATTTTTGAGGTTATTTAAACTATTAGTAAGTTCTTTTTTTGTTGGTTCATCAAGAAAGTTTGATGTTAATTTCCATAAATACCAGCTACTAGCTAGAAGAAGAATTAATCCCAGTAATTGCATATTAGTTTTTTCCCATACTACAACTTTTCAAATGGTTTCGATAAATTAATTTATTTAATACCTGTAAAAATTTTTTTTGACCTAAATAAAAATTAAAACTTTAACCAGTGGAAAAATATTCTATCAAGTAGCCATATAGTTAGACCCCCTTCCAGGAAAGCCAACCAATACATCCCATAATCAGAAAATCCCATTTGCTCTTTTACTGTTTTAATTAATTTTTTGTGAGCTTGAATGAGATCTTTCATGAAGAACAAAATTTTTAAACCTGCTGATTTTCTTTTATTAAGAATCCCTTACCGTAACAAGATAAACAGGTTTTAGTTTCATCTAATGTAATTCTTAGAAAACCTGCTCCATTACATCTAAAGCAATTTACTTTAGAAGTTGAGTAAAGTTTTGACTTAATTTTAGCAGCACGGTTTAAGTAAGAAACAGTTTCTTTACGACCGTTAGCTTGAGCAGCTTTATTTAAAAGCTTTTTATAACTGACTTTTAGTTCTTGGGTATTCATCTTTTAAAAGAAACAAGGGTTCGGATAC encodes:
- a CDS encoding SDR family oxidoreductase: MSTYLITGSNRGIGLELCRQIHKRGDNVIATCRKASKELRDLGVRIEENIEISSDESITNLCKKLSGVNLDCFIHNAGIYEFNSFENLDKKSILRQFEVNALSPICMTQSLKHFLKRSSKVAFITSRMGSIEDNTSGSSYGYRMSKVALSMAAKSLSIDLSREDIYVAILHPGLVSTRMTGFTRNGISPEESANGLLKRIDSLNKNNSGTFWHANGEVLPW